The genomic stretch CATAGAAGCTACCTCTTCTTTTGAGTTGTTTGATTATTCAGGCAGAAGATTGATGAATGGATTACTGGATAAGGGTAGCGATGGAATTGATTTGCAGAAATTAATCCCCGGTCAATACCATATCGAACTGACAGACTCTAAAGGAAGCAGAGGCGAGGCCTCGATCGTGAAGCAATAAAAAAAGGCGGCCCGGAAATCCAGACCGCCTTGAGACATAAGTTTCGTGTTCTCTATTTTGTGATGAACACCTTCCTTGTGGTTGTATTTTCGCCGTTGAATACTTTAACGATTACATAAGCTGCAGCCATGTTGTACACTTCTTTAGTGTAAACAGCCGAGCGATAGAATTCGTCGCTGCTGATGATCTGCCCCATGACATTGTACATATCAATCTGGGCATGAACCACTGTTTCCTTGGTGAAGTCCACATAGACGATGTTCTCATTGCTCCAAATGTCAATCTGGTTGGCAACGATACTATTCAATCCGGTTGCTGCTCTGGAGTTGATGGTGACCGTTTGGCTAATGCTTGAAGAGCATCCGCCTTCGTTCACCACAAGCAATTCAACCTTGTAGATTCCCTCGCTGAAATAGCTATGTGTAGCACTTGCGCCGCTGCCGGTTGCACCGTCACCGAAATCCCACTGATAAGTAGCCGCATCTTTGGTCGTGCTGTTAAAGTTGATATTCTCATTCGGAACAGCCACATTCAAATCGCTGGCAAAGGCGGCGATAACTGTCTGGGTGCCGGTTACTTGAATATTCTTCATCACTACATACCCGTTGTTATCACTCAAAGTGAGCATATAAACTCCGGCGTTCGCATTCAGGGTGATGGAACTTCCGGCATTGAGTATTCCAGTAGAAATCACGACGCTGTTTTGGTCGGCCAGAGAGTAGTTCCAGTTGGCGCTGCCCGGTTGTTCAATCTGAATCATACCGCTTCCGCTGCAAGACGCATCAGTAGTCATGACTTTAGCCGGTGGCGTAAAGTGCAATACAAAACGGTCTTGGTTATCGGCCTTAGTAGCAGTGAAAGAGTAATCTCCATTGCGCAGATTATGCCAAACACCGGTCTTCTTGTCTTCAAGGAAGATATAGGTAGTAGGATCAAAAGACTGGATTCCACTGGCACTGATAGTCATGTTGCCGTTCATTTCTGGTCTCAATCCAACCGGAACAGTGGTGGTAGTTTCCAGTGATGGCAGGCTGTTGATGCCATACCACAGGTTAGCATTCATGTGTGTATAAAGTGTAGGCAATCCCGGTCCACTACCTGGTTTATTTGCATCGTAGATATCGTCGAAGGCGACACTGGCATTTGGATTGAACTCTACTCTGGTTTCGTCCTTACCACCGTTGCCAAAAGACAACTCAAGTTTGAGTGAATTATCAGCCTGTGTGCGATAGAACTGTTTCTTGTTATCGCGGACACGTTCGTTTTGGTAGAACTTAAAGCTATGATTACCCAAAGAACCCGGGATGACCCGAACCATGAAGGCTTGGAACGGTGGAATCACCACCGTGCCCGGAACACCGGTAATCATAATCTGCTGCCAAGTACCGGCGAAAGGACCGGTGGTCTGCCATATCTGAACCTGGTTTTGGAAACCATCAGCCGTTCTATCTTTAGTTAAATCAATAGCAGAAGGATAAGGATTACCCACCAGGTTCCATCCAGATTCAATCGGCTGCGCCTGTAGGGTATTCACCGTAGCATAACCGGAGTTATTTAATCCTCCGATGCTGATGTCGCCAGTGTTGGCGGCTCCAATAAGGGTACGGACAGAGTCGCCGGTCTGATAAGAGGAGTATCCTCTACCTACCTCCATGTTGCCCTGACTCTTAATCATCCAGTTGCCGAGCATACAATTACCGTTGCCCATGTGTCCGTCGTTATAAACAAAGGTGGTTCCGTAAGGCGAATGGAAATCGCTGTGCGTTTCATCGCAGTTCGGCATAGGGCGGACGTAAACATTATCCGGCCCGCTGGCACCAATCTGACTAAGTGGAGCATTCGCTACAGGAGAACTGAGGAAGTGCTGATTGAATCCACGAGTAGGCATATAACGCTCGGCATGAATATCGCCGGTGATAGTACCGTTGAATCCGAAAGAGAAATCGTCAATATAGGTATGGTGGTTGCTTGCCAGTGATCGCAGGGTAAGCGTTCCGGCAGAGACATTAAAGTTCCCGTGTTCTAAGTGCAGTCCTCCGCGAATAGGGATGATAGCATTTGCCACAAGGGATACGCCGTCGTAATTCCTAATCTGAAGAGTATCAAACACGGTGTATCCACTAATCTTCTGTGCTCCAAAAGGACGCACCATAAACACCGTTCCATTACCAACCACTGTGGCATTGTTACTATTTCCTCCCATCCAATCACCGCATACAAACATGTTCTTACCATTGAGGGTAATAGTAGCACCTCCGGCTATGGTCAGGTCACGGACGTTAATGTCCGACTGCCCGATACCTGGAGAGAATGGAGTTCCAGATGGGATAATGACATTTACATAGCAGTTATTAGGTACAGCAGCCGGATCCCAGTTGGTTTGCGTGTGCCAACTAGTATCGGAGACACCTATCCAAGTACTGGTGCAATAAGCAACAGTAGCCGCACCAATCATGTTCACCGGACAGTTGTTTGCTACTTGGGTTGCCACTATGGTGTAGATACCTGAGTCCACTTGATTACCGTAAGTAAGCGGATTCCCTGTACCCATCTTTGGAGCACCGGAATTGATTCCATTAATCTGCAACTGATAGCTAACCCCGATTTGAGAACCACTAAGACCAATGTCAATCGGTGCACAGGCACCTCCGCTGACGTTGTAAATCGTAGGAAGCGGGTTGACTGTAATAGAAGTGGCTGCTGTAGCAGAACAAGCAGTAGTTGAATTGGTAACCGTAACAGAATATGAGGTGTTTGAAACCGGATTGTCTGTTCTAGCATTTCCAGTTCCTCCTATTGGACTTGACCAAGCATAGTCCATACCGTTTTGTGGATTGGCAGTGAAGGTTACTAAATCTCCGCTACAGGTTACCCTATCATTACTTGTATTACCAGATGATTCGGCAACGGTAATAGAGGTAACAGGCAATGGATTGACAGTAACTACTACAGGAGTGCTTAAGCTATTGCAACCCAAACCATCTGTAGTAACTACGCTATAGTTATTTGCTCCAACGGCAGGAGGTGTTACTGTCACATTAGCCGAGCTATTATCAGAACCCGAATAGCCTACCGAGCCAATAGTAGCAGGGCCGCTAAATGCTGTAGTGTAATTACCCGGACCCGAGCGAATGATAGACAATGACCAGTTTTGAAGCGTTCCAGCGTTACTTGCTGCGTCGTCAAATATCCTTAACGACCATGAACCGTCTATGGGGGCGCCGCCACCATAATTCAATGGATTTCCAGGAACTACAGAGGTATAATCTTGCGGAAGGAAGCCCCACAACAAATACGCTCCGGTTCTATCTGGCGCAGTGGACATCGTACCTTTAGGTCTATAGGTGCTACTAAAAGGGGCACTTCCAGATGAAATGATAGTAGAAGCATCCGTTCTAAATACTGTATTGGTATAATTATTCCCGGTTCCTCCGTTATCCGAAGATAGTAGAATCGCTCTGGTACCTGAAGGATCCACCAAATAAATATCTAAATCTGCGTCATTGCCATGCGTGATATTCAAAGTCACCTGAAGAATATCGGTAGGCATTAAAGTGGCACCTCTGGCAGACAATGGAATCGTTGAATAAGTGTAAGAAGTATTAATGTTATCCGGAATAGCCGTCGGAGTTGCTGATGAGCCTGAGAAAGTACGGCTGGTCGTACCTCCGGTGCTTGTGGCGGTCAATACTGCCGAGTTACCAATACAAACATCTGCCGGAGTAGGAACCGATACCGAAGGAAGCGGATTGAAATCAACCGCTACACTTCCTGTTGCCGAGCAGTTGTGAGCATCCGTGATTGTCACCTGATAGGCACCAACCGATAGCGGAGAAGAGGATGGCAACGAAGGATTCTCTACATTTGAGGTAAAGGAATTAGGCCCTGACCATGAGAAAGTATATGGACTCATTCCTCCAATTCTGTTGGCATATACTTGGAAAGCATTACCCAAACAAACCGGGGTGTTGGTGCCAGTACTTGATTCCAAAGAAACCGGAGAAAGCGTACTGCATGAAATATCATCAATAGCAAAATCATTTCCTCCCGGTTGAGTTTGTAAATCTACTATAGATATAATCGCAGAGGTGTTAGCACCTGAGTTCCAGGTTCCATAGAAACGCTGCCAGTAAGTATTGGCGTTGGCCTGCGTATTATTTGCCGGGCCATCACCTAGATTGGCGATAATACCTACAGAGGATCCATTTACATTGAACTGAAGCTGTGCATAATTACCCGAAGTATTTACGCTCATGGCCCAAGCAGAGAAATAATAAACTGTATTAGGAACTATAGGAACAGTCTGTTGCCATACAGTTGGCTGAACCGGAGTTGTAGCACCGTTAATTATCATAAAGTTACCCGAACCAGTAGTATGATCTTTGCCCCAGAAACCTGTGTGATTGTAATTGGCATTATTACCTACGGCGTAGCGACCTTCGGGTTGCAATCCATTGGCAGTTTGATTATTTACATATCCTGTCGTAAAGCTGCCGTCATTACCCAAAGAGAAGTCTCCATTGGTAGTAAGCTCAATAGCCACGGTAGTAAAGGCTTCTGCGGTACAACCATAAGAGTTGGTCGCACTCACAAAATAGGTGCCGGCCTCATCCACAGTCGAAGATTGAGTCGTAGCTCCTGTACTCCATGCGTAGGAAGAGAAAGCATTTGACGTAAGCACCACGTTACCATTGCCCGTGCAATAATTGGCATTGATAGTAACAGCCGGCAATGGATTCACCGTAATTGTTTTATTGGCGATTAGCGTACAACCGGTGGGCTGATGCGTTACGGTTACCGTATATGCTGTAGTAGAAACCGGAGACACGCCCTTATCATTTCCAGTTCCCCCCACCGGAGCTGCCCAAGTGTAGTTCATGCCGGAAGGACTTGCTGTTAAGGTTGCAGAAGCTCCGATACAAATAATACCGTCGTCATTAGTAGCTCCTGATGTCTCTGCTGCTGTCAACGTAGCCGAAGGCAACGGCACAGTAATAGTAGTGTTCGCCGTAGCAGAACATGATGTGCTTGTATTGGTCACTGTCACACTATATCCGGTAGTTGATGAAGGGTTTACTAACTTAGAATTACCTGATGCACTGATGGGACTTGCCCATGAATAACTCATTCCTGAGGTTGGATTTGCGGTAAGGGTAACATTCGCTCCGGTACAAATAGTACCATCATTGGGTGTACCCCCAGAGGTTTCTGCCACGCTTATAGAAGCAACAGGAAGAGCATTGACAGTAACCGAAACCGGACTGCTTGTAGTGCTACAACCTAATGCATC from Bacteroidota bacterium encodes the following:
- a CDS encoding proprotein convertase P-domain-containing protein; the protein is MCQSATPSAVPLTGASVGGSATTGAWSIISGGGALSSTSQLANPASVTYTPAANYSGTVTLSLISNAPGCPPVASGNRTINVNPKATVTPAGPDYVCQSSSPSAITLSGAGIGGSATTGAWTILSGGGSLSSTSQSSTPNTRTYTPANNFTGTVVLELTTNTPGACPAVSGTRTINVDPLPVATVSNSSQTLCSGEAFATMTLGTSNSISGTTFTWTRDNVGTVTGIGSSGSGNSITGATLSNTTTSPVTVTFTITPTGPAPSFCTGSPVTATVVVNPAPSVVVTPSSVTICEGESTLLTATNSGGTLGQTYSGSSGTLNYFIRDKSSSAYAYKTITLSGSSGAKLNATDIIQVTLNVDHDEDDEIDAFLVDPSGTRAILLTSDNGGGSHDYTNTIFRTDATNVIGTTGNNTAPFTGTYRPEGTLSSNTSTDRNGYSSSVIPTNTMVWNGGASIDGDWSLRIFDDNDDDDDGGTLINWSLSIIRPGDYTTVFNGPATVGSVSYSGTGNTTASATVTPPVGTNSYTATTTDALGCSTTSSPVSVTVNALPVASISVAETSGGTPNDGTICTGANVTLTANPTSGMSYSWASPISASGNSKLVNPSSTTGYSVTVTNTSTSCSATANTTITVPLPSATLTAAETSGATNDDGIICIGASATLTASPSGMNYTWAAPVGGTGNDKGVSPVSTTAYTVTVTHQPTGCTLIANKTITVNPLPAVTINANYCTGNGNVVLTSNAFSSYAWSTGATTQSSTVDEAGTYFVSATNSYGCTAEAFTTVAIELTTNGDFSLGNDGSFTTGYVNNQTANGLQPEGRYAVGNNANYNHTGFWGKDHTTGSGNFMIINGATTPVQPTVWQQTVPIVPNTVYYFSAWAMSVNTSGNYAQLQFNVNGSSVGIIANLGDGPANNTQANANTYWQRFYGTWNSGANTSAIISIVDLQTQPGGNDFAIDDISCSTLSPVSLESSTGTNTPVCLGNAFQVYANRIGGMSPYTFSWSGPNSFTSNVENPSLPSSSPLSVGAYQVTITDAHNCSATGSVAVDFNPLPSVSVPTPADVCIGNSAVLTATSTGGTTSRTFSGSSATPTAIPDNINTSYTYSTIPLSARGATLMPTDILQVTLNITHGNDADLDIYLVDPSGTRAILLSSDNGGTGNNYTNTVFRTDASTIISSGSAPFSSTYRPKGTMSTAPDRTGAYLLWGFLPQDYTSVVPGNPLNYGGGAPIDGSWSLRIFDDAASNAGTLQNWSLSIIRSGPGNYTTAFSGPATIGSVGYSGSDNSSANVTVTPPAVGANNYSVVTTDGLGCNSLSTPVVVTVNPLPVTSITVAESSGNTSNDRVTCSGDLVTFTANPQNGMDYAWSSPIGGTGNARTDNPVSNTSYSVTVTNSTTACSATAATSITVNPLPTIYNVSGGACAPIDIGLSGSQIGVSYQLQINGINSGAPKMGTGNPLTYGNQVDSGIYTIVATQVANNCPVNMIGAATVAYCTSTWIGVSDTSWHTQTNWDPAAVPNNCYVNVIIPSGTPFSPGIGQSDINVRDLTIAGGATITLNGKNMFVCGDWMGGNSNNATVVGNGTVFMVRPFGAQKISGYTVFDTLQIRNYDGVSLVANAIIPIRGGLHLEHGNFNVSAGTLTLRSLASNHHTYIDDFSFGFNGTITGDIHAERYMPTRGFNQHFLSSPVANAPLSQIGASGPDNVYVRPMPNCDETHSDFHSPYGTTFVYNDGHMGNGNCMLGNWMIKSQGNMEVGRGYSSYQTGDSVRTLIGAANTGDISIGGLNNSGYATVNTLQAQPIESGWNLVGNPYPSAIDLTKDRTADGFQNQVQIWQTTGPFAGTWQQIMITGVPGTVVIPPFQAFMVRVIPGSLGNHSFKFYQNERVRDNKKQFYRTQADNSLKLELSFGNGGKDETRVEFNPNASVAFDDIYDANKPGSGPGLPTLYTHMNANLWYGINSLPSLETTTTVPVGLRPEMNGNMTISASGIQSFDPTTYIFLEDKKTGVWHNLRNGDYSFTATKADNQDRFVLHFTPPAKVMTTDASCSGSGMIQIEQPGSANWNYSLADQNSVVISTGILNAGSSITLNANAGVYMLTLSDNNGYVVMKNIQVTGTQTVIAAFASDLNVAVPNENINFNSTTKDAATYQWDFGDGATGSGASATHSYFSEGIYKVELLVVNEGGCSSSISQTVTINSRAATGLNSIVANQIDIWSNENIVYVDFTKETVVHAQIDMYNVMGQIISSDEFYRSAVYTKEVYNMAAAYVIVKVFNGENTTTRKVFITK